In Caloenas nicobarica isolate bCalNic1 chromosome 5, bCalNic1.hap1, whole genome shotgun sequence, a single genomic region encodes these proteins:
- the TSG101 gene encoding tumor susceptibility gene 101 protein, translating to MAVTESQLKKMLAKYKYRDLTVQETTSVITQYKDLKPVMDSYVFNDGTARELMSLSGTIPVPYRGNTYNIPICLWLLDTYPFNPPICFVKPTSSMTIKTGKHVDANGKIYLPYLHEWKYPQSDLLELIQVMIVVFGEEPPVFSRPTASSSYPPYQATGPPTTSYVPGIPGGISPYPAGSTSNPSFPNYPYPGGVPFPATTSVQFYPSQPPVTTVGPSRDGTISEDTIRASLISAVSDKLRWRMKEEMDRAQAELNALKRTEEDLKKGHQKLEEMVTRLDQEVAEVDKNIELLKKKDEELSSALEKMENQSENNDIDEVIIPTAPLYKQILNLYAEENAIEDTIFYLGEALRRGVIDLDVFLKHVRLLSRKQFQLRALMQKARKTAGLSDLY from the exons ATGGCGGTCACCGAGAGCCAGCTCAAGAAAATGCTCGCCAAG tataAGTATAGAGACCTAACTGTACAGGAGACGACCAGTGTTATTACTCAGTACAAGGACCTCAAACCTGTCATGGATTCATATG TTTTTAACGATGGCACAGCTAGGGAGCTGATGAGCCTCAGTGGAACCATTCCTGTGCCTTACAGAG GTAACACATACAATATCCCAATTTGTCTGTGGCTGCTGGACACCTACCCTTTCAACCCCCCGATTTGTTTTGTTAAACCCACTAGCTCTATGACAATAAAAACTGGGAAGCATGTTGATGCGAATGGAAAGATATACCTTCCCTATCTGCATGAGTGGAAATAT CCCCAGTCAGACTTGCTAGAACTGATCCAGGTCATGATTGTTGTGTTCGGTGAGGAACCTCCAGTCTTTTCTCGGCCTACAGCTTCATCAAGTTACCCACCATACCAGGCAACAGGCCCACCAACTA cttcCTATGTGCCGGGCATTCCAGGTGGAATATCTCCCTACCCAGCAGGCAGCACCTCTAACCCGAG CTTCCCAAACTATCCTTACCCGGGTGGTGTTCCATTTCCAGCAACCACTAGTGTTCAGTTCTACCCTTCTCAGCCTCCTGTGACTACTGTTG GACCCAGTAGAGATGGAACTATCAGTGAGGATACCATTCGAGCTTCACTTATTTCGGCAGTCAGTGATAAACTGAGATGGCGgatgaaggaagaaatggatCGTGCACAAGCTGAACTCAATGCCTTGAAACGGACAGAGGAGGACCTGAAGAAAGGACACCAGAAACTGGAAGAGATGGTAACTCGCCTGGATCAAGAAGTG GCTGAAGTTGACAAGAACATTGAACTTCTCAAAAAGAAGGATGAAGAGCTCAGTTCTGCCctagagaaaatggaaaatcagTCAGAAAATAATGACATAGATGAAGTTATTATTCCTACAGCACCACTTTACAAGCAGATCCTGAACTTATATGCAGAGGAAAATGCAATTGAAGACACCATCTTCTACCTTGGGGAAGCATTAAGACGTGGAGTGATAGATCTAGATGTCTTTTTAAAG catgTACGTCTTTTGTCTCGCAAGCAGTTCCAGCTGAGAGCATTAATGCAGAAAGCAAGGAAGACTGCTGGACTCAGTGATCTCTACTAA
- the LOC135988803 gene encoding L-lactate dehydrogenase A chain, which yields MSLKDQLIHNVHKEEHGHAHNKISVVGVGAVGMACAISILMKDLADELALVDVVEDKLRGEMLDLQHGSLFLRTPKIVSGKDYSVTAHSKLVIVTAGARQQEGESRLNLVQRNVNIFKFIIPNVVKYSPDCKLLIVSNPVDILTYVAWKISGFPKHRVIGSGCNLDSARFRHLMGERLGIHPLSCHGWIVGEHGDSSVPVWSGVNVAGVSLKALHPDMGTDADKEHWKEVHKQVVDSAYEVIKLKGYTSWAIGLSVADLAETIMKNLRRVHPISTVVKGMHGIKEDVFLSVPCVLGSSGITDVVKMILKPEEEDKLRKSADTLWGIQKELQF from the exons ATGTCTCTCAAGGATCAGCTCATCCACAATGTCCACAAAGAGGAGCACGGTCATGCCCACAATAAGATCAGTGTGGTTGGTGTGGGTGCAGTTGGAATGGCCTGTGCTATCAGCATCCTGATGAAG GACTTAGCTGATGAACTTGCCCTTGTTGATGTTGTGGAGGACAAGCTCAGAGGAGAGATGCTTGATCTCCAGCATGGCAGCCTCTTCCTTAGAACACCAAAGATTGTCTCTGGCAAAG ATTACAGTGTGACTGCACACTCCAAGCTGGTCATTGTCACTGCTGGTGCCCGTCAGCAGGAAGGAGAGAGCCGCCTTAACTTGGTCCAGCGCAACGTGAATATCTTCAAGTTCATCATTCCCAATGTTGTTAAATACAGTCCTGACTGCAAGCTGCTTATTGTCTCAAACCCAG TGGATATTTTGACTTATGTGGCCTGGAAGATCAGTGGCTTTCCTAAGCACCGTGTTATCGGCAGCGGCTGCAATCTGGACTCTGCCCGTTTCCGCCACCTCATGGGAGAAAGGCTGGGCATCCATCCTCTGAGCTGCCACGGATGGATTGTTGGAGAGCATGGAGATTCCAGTG TACCTGTCTGGAGCGGAGTGAATGTTGCTGGCGTCTCCCTGAAGGCTCTTCATCCAGACATGGGAACTGATGCAGACAAGGAACACTGGAAGGAGGTCCATAAGCAGGTGGTAGACAG TGCCTATGAGGTCATCAAACTGAAGGGGTACACATCATGGGCTATTGGCCTTTCTGTGGCAGATCTAGCTGAAACTATTATGAAGAATTTGAGAAGAGTGCACCCGATCTCTACAGTTGTTAAG GGCATGCATGGAATAAAAGAAGATGTCTTCCTAAGTGTTCCTTGTGTACTGGGCAGTAGTGGCATCACTGATGTAGTGAAGATGATCCTAAAACCTGAGGAAGAGGACAAATTAAGGAAGAGTGCAGATACACTCTGGGGAATCCAGAAGGAACTACAGTTTTAA